In a single window of the Drosophila albomicans strain 15112-1751.03 chromosome 3, ASM965048v2, whole genome shotgun sequence genome:
- the LOC117571476 gene encoding coiled-coil domain-containing protein 186: MAEILSREKELFKINQELNLMSLGPGDDQQVPVVSQSRYGTYLKQKGPSTLLKKKFNGESATIKPTSGRGPKMKCQSKSLNRSAGTSPLTTPPSPTPRGKTTPTLMTSLTKSKLPERRQGAAGSDWKPGKGQCKYATAQPTIRGDSTFTRRAVHKTATYVKYRNPNFTQSPSLDLLLRKDDDDMSSNAQHLQQQQQEQPQQLVEVEVTQQTRESTTVINGQSKKHLTQDNFIRFLKAKVVILEEDHGALTQEMSAQRERMDEAMEALRKIEIQRDQAINSNTKLTDQLHRLEQQGEEATRRQKERQQEFGNLQRELELLKRDNKMLKQTNINLENRLSRANDEAESIRQMLSQQSGDKREEQETQRKELKLRDSRIKALKRQRADLLNAYKKQLFMIDNLKRQNSCVEQAVAIGFGEKEFNKVLEWNMGSKATF; this comes from the exons ATGGCCGAGATATTGTCACGCGAAAAGGAATTGTTCAAAATTAATCAGGAGCTTAATCTAATGTCATTGGGACCCGGCGACGACCAGCAGGTACCTGTGGTAAGTCAATCTCGGTATGGCACTTACCTTAAACAGAAGGGTCCCAGCACGCTGCTCAAGAAGAAGTTTAATGGCGAAAGCGCCACAATCAAGCCAACATCGGGACGGGGACCGAAGATGAAGTGCCAGTCGAAGTCGTTGAACAGAAGTGCTGGCACATCGCCATTGACAACGCCCCCGTCACCCACGCCCAGGGGTAAGACCACGCCGACTCTGATGACCTCGCTGACCAAGTCGAAGCTGCCGGAGCGTCGCCAAGGTGCTGCAGGCAGCGACTGGAAGCCTGGCAAGGGGCAATGCAAGTATGCCACGGCACAGCCCACAATCCGCGGGGACAGCACCTTCACTCGCAGGGCCGTCCACAAGACGGCAACGTATGTGAAGTACCGCAATCCGAATTTCACGCAGAGTCCTTCACTGGATCTGCTGCTGCGCAAAGATGATGACGACATGTCAAGCAACGCGCAgcacttgcagcagcagcagcaagaacagcCGCAACAACtggtggaggtggaggtgaCGCAGCAGACACGCGAGAGCACGACGGTGATCAACGGACAGTCCAAGAAGCATCTCACTCAGGACAACTTTATACG ATTTCTCAAGGCCAAGGTGGTCATATTAGAGGAGGATCATGGAGCACTCACGCAAGAGATGTCGGCTCAAAGGGAGCGTATGGACGAGGCCATGGAAGCACTACGGAAAATCGAAATACAGCGGGATCAGGCCATCAACTCGAACACAAAATTGACTGATCAACTGCACCGACTCGAGCAGCAGGGCGAAGAGGCAACACGACGCCAAAAGGAACGCCAGCAGGAGTTCGGTAATCTGCAGCGGGAGCTGGAACTGCTAAAGCgcgacaacaaaatgttgaaacaAACCAACATCAATCTGGAGAATCGCTTGTCCCGTGCCAACGACGAAGCGGAATCTATACGTCAAATGCTCAGTCAGCAGAGTGGCGATAAACGAGAGGAGCAGGAGACACAACGCAAAGAGCTAAAACTGCGTGACAGCCGCATCAAAGCGCTGAAGCGTCAACGAGCCGATCTACTCAACGCCTACAAGAAGCAATTATTCATGATTGACAACCTGAAGCGTCAGAATAGTTGCGTAGAGCAGGCGGTGGCTATTGGCTTTGGCGAGAAGGAGTTCAACAAGGTGCTTGAATGGAACATGGGCAGCAAGGCCACCTTTTAA
- the LOC117571472 gene encoding steroidogenic acute regulatory protein-like isoform X1, whose amino-acid sequence MSQNDSDDVRSTAQLFLTNARQPGNPYHMPYDMVARPHSINLFTEEFLGGYMQDGRMSVVRRFFCLFVTFDLVFVSLLWLICIVIGGDNIFQAFQKQVVQYTIYTSLFDVVATALCRFVVLIFFYAMLYINHWSIIALSTSASCMFLITKVFFYDWVHSKQQVFEVILIITSFILAWGEAWFLDCRVIPQERHARRYFTAATTNDRTPFTQPTILTERERPPQSVTDFYSPLDTAHHSDEEDEQDEEYNQMGLDCLRKAYELIESTDWKVEKVTPKGDTIHSTQREKIGKIYKLTARLKYPAKALMEELFYRIEDVPKWNPSLLESKIVRKINSYTDITYQVSVGGGGGMVKSRDFVNLRCCRLMYNGKICDDDEVAALCSDDDDDNNSLSRSCEGSVSTLSDTESHTPQTGSVTSTRGRFLGGFSQPSVAGESVGGRAATAPTTPYETLSKSLGAKGMGAVINFNVEPPPLDDSFEDAKDSVDDVPIAATKDTLTLATADTAAVGKTKNKVWMSSAISVEYAAVPATTKYTRGENIVSGFAFREIIGKSDSCILEWVLCLDLKGYTALCAGCSTHLVHGGLHDIPAQAHQ is encoded by the exons atGTCCCAGAATGATTCCGATGACGTACGCAGCACTGCCCAGCTCTTCCTCACAAATGCTCGGCAACCTGGCAATCCATATCACATGCCATACGATATGG TAGCGCGACCGCATTccattaatttgtttaccGAGGAGTTCTTGGGCGGCTACATGCAGGATGGACGCATGTCAGTGGTGCGACGCTTCTTCTGTCTCTTTGTCACCTTCGACTTAGTGTTTGTATCGCTGCTCTGGCTAATTTGCATAGTT ATCGGTGGCGACAATATATTCCAGGCCTTTCAGAAGCAAGTGGTTcagtataccatatatacatcACTTTTCGATGTGGTTGCCACGGCGCTGTGCCGCTTCGTAGTCTTAATATTCTTCTATGCAATGTTATACATAAATCATTGGTCCATCATTGCG CTATCCACAAGCGCTTCTTGCATGTTTCTCATCACCAAAGTATTCTTCTACGAT TGGGTGCACTCCAAACAGCAAGTATTTGAGGTGATACTCATCATCACATCCTTCATTCTGGCTTGGGGTGAGGCTTGGTTCCTTGACTGTCGCGTCATACCTCAGGAACGACATGCGCGTCGTTATTTCACCG CGGCCACCACAAACGATCGCACTCCATTCACGCAGCCAACGATTTTGACCGAACGCGAACGTCCACCGCAAAGCGTTACTGATTTCTATTCACCCTTGGATACGGCGCATCACTCGGACGAGGAGGATGAACAG GACGAGGAGTACAATCAGATGGGTCTGGATTGCCTGCGCAAGGCGTACGAGCTCATTGAGTCCACCGATTGGAAAGTGGAGAAAGTAACGCCCAAGGGCGACACCATTCACAGCACGCAGCGCgaaaaaattggcaaaatctACAAATTGACG GCACGTCTCAAATATCCTGCCAAGGCGCTGATGGAGGAGCTGTTCTACCGCATTGAGGATGTGCCCAAGTGGAATCCATCATTGTTAGAGTCCAAGATAGTGCGC aaaatcaATTCGTACACCGATATAACCTACCAGGTGTCcgttggcggtggcggtggcatgGTGAAGAGCCGCGATTTTGTTAATCTCCGCTGCTGTCGTCTAATGTACAATGGCAAAATCTGTGATGACGACGAGGTCGCCGCACTTTGcagcgatgacgacgatgacaatAACTCTCTAAGCCGCTCTTGCGAAGGAAGCGTGAGCACTCTATCGGACACTGAGTCGCACACTCCACAAACTGGAAGCGTTACTAGCACTCGAGGTCGCTTTCTTGGCGGCTTCAGTCAGCCATCAGTTGCAGGAGAATCTGTTGGCGGCAGAGCGGCAACAGCGCCCACAACTCCATACGAGACATTAAGCAAAAGTCTGGGCGCCAAAGGAATGGGTGctgtaataaatttcaatgttgAGCCACCTCCACTAGATGATTCATTTGAGGATGCCAAGGATAGCGTGGATGATGTGCCAATCGCAGCAACTAAGGACACACTTACGTTGGCAACAGCGGACACTGCTGCAGTGGGCAAGACCAAGAACAAGGTGTGGATGAGCTCAGCAATTAGCGTTGAATATGCCGCAGTGCCAGCCACAACGAAGTACACAAG AGGCGAGAACATTGTGTCGGGCTTTGCGTTCCGCGAGATCATTGGCAAGTCAGATAGTTGCATACTGGAGTGGGTGCTATGTCTGGATTTGAAGGGTTATACCGCGCTATGTGCTGGATGCA GCACTCACCTCGTCCATGGTGGACTACATGACATACCTGCGCAAGCACATCAATGA
- the LOC117571472 gene encoding steroidogenic acute regulatory protein-like isoform X2, which translates to MSQNDSDDVRSTAQLFLTNARQPGNPYHMPYDMARPHSINLFTEEFLGGYMQDGRMSVVRRFFCLFVTFDLVFVSLLWLICIVIGGDNIFQAFQKQVVQYTIYTSLFDVVATALCRFVVLIFFYAMLYINHWSIIALSTSASCMFLITKVFFYDWVHSKQQVFEVILIITSFILAWGEAWFLDCRVIPQERHARRYFTAATTNDRTPFTQPTILTERERPPQSVTDFYSPLDTAHHSDEEDEQDEEYNQMGLDCLRKAYELIESTDWKVEKVTPKGDTIHSTQREKIGKIYKLTARLKYPAKALMEELFYRIEDVPKWNPSLLESKIVRKINSYTDITYQVSVGGGGGMVKSRDFVNLRCCRLMYNGKICDDDEVAALCSDDDDDNNSLSRSCEGSVSTLSDTESHTPQTGSVTSTRGRFLGGFSQPSVAGESVGGRAATAPTTPYETLSKSLGAKGMGAVINFNVEPPPLDDSFEDAKDSVDDVPIAATKDTLTLATADTAAVGKTKNKVWMSSAISVEYAAVPATTKYTRGENIVSGFAFREIIGKSDSCILEWVLCLDLKGYTALCAGCSTHLVHGGLHDIPAQAHQ; encoded by the exons atGTCCCAGAATGATTCCGATGACGTACGCAGCACTGCCCAGCTCTTCCTCACAAATGCTCGGCAACCTGGCAATCCATATCACATGCCATACGATATGG CGCGACCGCATTccattaatttgtttaccGAGGAGTTCTTGGGCGGCTACATGCAGGATGGACGCATGTCAGTGGTGCGACGCTTCTTCTGTCTCTTTGTCACCTTCGACTTAGTGTTTGTATCGCTGCTCTGGCTAATTTGCATAGTT ATCGGTGGCGACAATATATTCCAGGCCTTTCAGAAGCAAGTGGTTcagtataccatatatacatcACTTTTCGATGTGGTTGCCACGGCGCTGTGCCGCTTCGTAGTCTTAATATTCTTCTATGCAATGTTATACATAAATCATTGGTCCATCATTGCG CTATCCACAAGCGCTTCTTGCATGTTTCTCATCACCAAAGTATTCTTCTACGAT TGGGTGCACTCCAAACAGCAAGTATTTGAGGTGATACTCATCATCACATCCTTCATTCTGGCTTGGGGTGAGGCTTGGTTCCTTGACTGTCGCGTCATACCTCAGGAACGACATGCGCGTCGTTATTTCACCG CGGCCACCACAAACGATCGCACTCCATTCACGCAGCCAACGATTTTGACCGAACGCGAACGTCCACCGCAAAGCGTTACTGATTTCTATTCACCCTTGGATACGGCGCATCACTCGGACGAGGAGGATGAACAG GACGAGGAGTACAATCAGATGGGTCTGGATTGCCTGCGCAAGGCGTACGAGCTCATTGAGTCCACCGATTGGAAAGTGGAGAAAGTAACGCCCAAGGGCGACACCATTCACAGCACGCAGCGCgaaaaaattggcaaaatctACAAATTGACG GCACGTCTCAAATATCCTGCCAAGGCGCTGATGGAGGAGCTGTTCTACCGCATTGAGGATGTGCCCAAGTGGAATCCATCATTGTTAGAGTCCAAGATAGTGCGC aaaatcaATTCGTACACCGATATAACCTACCAGGTGTCcgttggcggtggcggtggcatgGTGAAGAGCCGCGATTTTGTTAATCTCCGCTGCTGTCGTCTAATGTACAATGGCAAAATCTGTGATGACGACGAGGTCGCCGCACTTTGcagcgatgacgacgatgacaatAACTCTCTAAGCCGCTCTTGCGAAGGAAGCGTGAGCACTCTATCGGACACTGAGTCGCACACTCCACAAACTGGAAGCGTTACTAGCACTCGAGGTCGCTTTCTTGGCGGCTTCAGTCAGCCATCAGTTGCAGGAGAATCTGTTGGCGGCAGAGCGGCAACAGCGCCCACAACTCCATACGAGACATTAAGCAAAAGTCTGGGCGCCAAAGGAATGGGTGctgtaataaatttcaatgttgAGCCACCTCCACTAGATGATTCATTTGAGGATGCCAAGGATAGCGTGGATGATGTGCCAATCGCAGCAACTAAGGACACACTTACGTTGGCAACAGCGGACACTGCTGCAGTGGGCAAGACCAAGAACAAGGTGTGGATGAGCTCAGCAATTAGCGTTGAATATGCCGCAGTGCCAGCCACAACGAAGTACACAAG AGGCGAGAACATTGTGTCGGGCTTTGCGTTCCGCGAGATCATTGGCAAGTCAGATAGTTGCATACTGGAGTGGGTGCTATGTCTGGATTTGAAGGGTTATACCGCGCTATGTGCTGGATGCA GCACTCACCTCGTCCATGGTGGACTACATGACATACCTGCGCAAGCACATCAATGA
- the LOC117567743 gene encoding peptidylprolyl isomerase domain and WD repeat-containing protein 1, which translates to MSSEVKREDLKRRGSADKSDDEPETTTQEPEAEAEGEDDGWIGPMPSEQSAAVPAKKKKVLPYENIYLENLPNAESYERSYMHRDVITHLVSTKTEFVITASLDGHIKFWKKMDLGIDFVKHFRSHLVPIKSLSTNSSGTLLCSAATDQTAKVFDVINFDMINIIRLGYTPLCSEWINSPGDAVQGLAITDSESNSIHIYDGQSGGDILHSLDKLHSAPVVAMCFNLAMETVISVDRNGILEYWQNSKHDYKFPQRLVNFDSKLDTSLFEFAKHKTMVTGLAATPDGKRFAAISTDRKVRVFQFNTGKLLRVFDEALTTYTQMQQTPHALPNMEFGRRMAAERDLEKTAQNTTLNILFDSTGHFLLYPTMLGIKVINVATNRCVTILGKTDNIRPLQVALFQGRIKRQKAAITLEQEASENPALQNLLNDPTAFCTAFKKNRFYLYSRRLPSDLQDVDRDIFNEKPSKEDIIAVPESQVIQRIYENVVLHTTKGDIHMKLFFKEVPKTVENFCVHAKNGYYNGHIFHRVIKGFMVQTGDPTGTGTGGKSIWGSDFKDEFVPSLKHDRPYTVSMANAGPNTNGSQFFITVLPTPWLDNKHTVFGRVFRGMEVVLNICNAKANPKTDKPYDDIKIISIHLSN; encoded by the exons atgagtagcgaAGTAAAACGCGAAGACTTGAAACGTCGTGGTAGTGCAGATAAAAGTGATGATGAGCCAGAGACAACTACACAGGAGCcagaagcagaggcagaagGCGAAGACGACGGTTGGATTGGTCCCATGCCGTCTGAACAAAGCGCTGCAGTGCCGGCTAAGAAAAAGAAAG TACTACCATATGAGAACATCTATCTGGAGAATCTACCTAACGCCGAGAGCTATGAGCGGAGCTACATGCATCGGGACGTCATCACGCATTTGGTGAGCACAAAAACTGAATTTGTAATCACAGCTAGCTTGGATGGCCATATCAAGTTCTGGAAGAAGATGGACTTGGGCATTGACTTTGTGAAACACTTTCGCAGCCACTTGGTGCCCATCAAGTCCCTGTCCACCAACAGTAGCGGTACATTGCTCTGCTCTGCGGCAACCGACCAAACGGCTAAAGTTTTTGATGTAATCAACTTTGACATGATCAATATAATACGTTTGGGTTACACGCCGCTTTGCAGCGAGTGGATCAACTCACCTGGCGATGCAGTGCAGGGACTCGCCAT CACCGACTCGGAGAGCAACAGCATTCATATCTATGATGGCCAAAGTGGCGGTGACATCTTACATTCATTAGACAAACTGCATTCGGCCCCTGTGGTTGCCATGTGCTTTAATCTGGCCATGGAAACTGTGATTTCAGTCGATCGTAACGGCATCTTGGAGTACTGGCAGAATTCAAAGCATGATTACAAATTTCCACAACGCTTGGTTAACTTCGACTCCAAGCTGGACACAAGTCTCTTTGAGTTTGCCAAACACAAGACAATGGTCACGGGCCTGGCTGCAACACCAGATGGCAAACGCTTTGCGGCTATTTCAACTGATCGCAAGGTGCGTGTCTTCCAGTTCAATACGGGCAAATTGTTGCGTGTTTTCGATGAAGCCTTGACCACTTACACGCAAATGCAACAGACGCCACATGCGCTACCTAACATGGAGTTCGGCAGAAGAATGGCTGCTGAACGGGACCTTGAGAAGACGGCTCAAAATACAACCCTGAACATACTCTTCGATAGCACTGGTCACTTTTTACTCTATCCCACTATGCTGGGGATCAAGGTAATCAACGTAGCCACCAATCGTTGTGTCACCATTTTGGGCAAGACAGACAATATCCGCCCGCTGCAAGTGGCGCTATTTCAGGGCCGCATAAAGCGTCAAAAGGCGGCTATAACGCTGGAGCAGGAAGCCAGCGAAAATCCGGCGCTACAAAATTTGCTCAACGATCCGACAGCTTTTTGCACAGCCTTCAA AAAAAATCGCTTTTACTTATATAGTAGGCGTCTGCCTTCGGATCTACAAGATGTAGATCGGGATATATTCAATGAAAAGCCATCGAAGGAAGACATTATTGCTGTGCCCGAGTCTCAAG ttatACAACGTATCTACGAGAATGTAGTTCTGCATACCACCAAGGGGGATATTCATATGAAACTCTTCTTTAAGGAGGTGCCAAAAACCGTGGAAAACTTTTGTGTACATGCGAAGAATGG CTACTACAATGGACATATATTCCATCGAGTCATCAAAGGATTTATGGTGCAGACTGGCGATCCCACAGGCACCGGAACTGGAGGCAAGTCCATCTGGGGCAGTGACTTTAAAGATGAATTTGTGCCGAGCTTAAAACACGATCGGCCGTATACCGTGAGCATGGCAAATGCTGGACCCAATACAAATGGCAGTCAGTTCTTTATTACAGTGCTGCCTACG CCTTGGCTGGATAACAAGCACACGGTGTTCGGCCGTGTCTTTCGTGGCATGGAAGTGGTGCTGAATATATGCAATGCTAAAGCAAATCCCAAAACAGATAAACCCTACGatgacattaaaataatttctatacATTTAAGTAATTGA
- the LOC117567741 gene encoding RNA polymerase II subunit A C-terminal domain phosphatase: MQKTSEEDAAHTNQTACKPKTDADDTGGGGSGVGGGANRIVVAAVLGATETRIRINKWRVREGQNVSAAQILFLYQQLGDDGKPIKKDDTTIHKYKSNRAGVVKKRLRKEGEIVIKGDALLELSECIHTTVIKDMCADCGADLRQNENGQTSEASVPMVHTMPDLKVTQKLAQKLGHDDTRRLLADRKLVLLVDLDQTVIHTTNDSVPENIKGIYHFQLYGPQSPWYHTRLRPGTAEFLERMSQLYELHICTFGARNYAHMIAQLLDPDGKFFSHRILSRDECFNATSKTDNLKALFPNGDSMVCIIDDREDVWNMASNLIQVKPYHFFQHTGDINAPPGLSKHELDGEGVDFKEIDKLAGKKAESASKELPKTDADDADKADNTVSSTSKDEEGNEESVDAFEMTSEGKDAEAANAASSTAVEQSADKFNGKAEATSEDVTSGDENSSGLPEQESMNNAKQGSDCDDINVTDDLPSEPSDNSKASATKKEDDESIASSTSGDDKRGEDDASAATAAAAQADDVATTSQSPSPNVKVTSDGQKQIEIEDPDDYLLYLEVILRNIHKRFYAIYDETTEIPDLKIIVPKIRCEVLRGQNLVFSGLVPTQMKLEQSRAYFIAKSLGAEVQSNISKEITHLVAVNAGTYKVNAAKKEINIKVVNANWLWACAERWEHVEERLFPLDRKSRNKGRQPPAHCHSPEHVVNYNERSEISPSSSMQQEQGGNFRETLNPLLVFTNADIESMNKDYETFFESDSSSDEGPVNFENPPMDKKLLKRKRDDDNSNRAHDFFTRAEDVMMGAPTGSAADFDKSSNEGDENEDEENEEDDDEMPSAKFRRGEELPSDLEMGSDSNSENNQDDEGDDGEWNMMGAALEREFLGLED; this comes from the exons aTGCAAAAGACAAGCGAAGAGGATGCGGCACACACAAACCAAACTGCGTGTAAGCCTAAAACGGATGCTGACGACACTGGTGGTGGCGGCAGCGGTGTTGGCGGCGGCGCCAATCGCATAGTTGTAGCAGCAGTACTTGGAGCGACAGAGACACGCATACGAATCAATAAATGGCGCGTACGCGAAGGACAAAATGTTTCGGCGGCACAAATCCTGTTCCTCTACCAACAACTGGGCGACGATGGCAAACCGATCAAGAAGGACGACACCACCATCCATAAGTATAAGTCAAATCGTGCTGGTGTAGTAAAAAAGCGGCTGCGAAAGGAAGGCGAGATTGTGATAAAAGG GGATGCGCTTTTAGAGTTATCCGAATGCATACACACAACTGTTATCAAGGACATGTGCGCAGACTGCGGCGCAGATTTGCGGCAAAACGAAAAT GGACAAACATCGGAAGCATCAGTGCCCATGGTGCACACCATGCCCGACTTGAAGGTCACACAAAAGCTCGCTCAGAAACTGGGCCATGATGACACACGTCGGCTGCTGGCCGATCGCAAACTGGTGCTGCTAGTGGATCTCGATCAGACCGTAATACACACAACCAACGATTCGGTGCCGGAGAACATCAAGGGCATCTATCACTTTCAGTTGTATGGCCCGCAATCCCCTTGGTATCATACGCGTCTGCGCCCCGGCACCGCAGAGTTCTTGGAGCGCATGTCGCAGCTTTATGAGCTGCATATTTGCACATTTGGCGCTCGAAATTATGCGCACATGATTGCACAGCTACTGGATCCAGATGGCAAGTTCTTTTCACATCGTATTTTGTCACGCGACGAATGCTTCAATGCCACCAGCAAGACGGACAATCTAAA AGCTCTTTTTCCGAATGGCGATTCGATGGTGTGCATTATTGATGACCGCGAGGATGTATGGAACATGGCCTCCAATTTGATACAAGTGAAACCGTATCATTTCTTTCAGCATACCGGTGACATCAATGCGCCGCCAGGACTCTCCAAACATGAACTAGACGGTGAAGGCGTCGATTTCAAAG aAATTGATAAGTTAGCTGGCAAAAAAGCAGAGAGTGCATCTAAGGAACTGCCGAAAAccgatgctgatgatgctgacAAGGCTGATAATACAGTTTCGAGTACCAGCAAGGATGAAGAGGGTAATGAAGAGTCTGTGGATGCATTTGAAATGACAAGTGAAGGCAAAGATGCAGAAGCAGCTAATGCAGCCAGTAGCACAGCAGTTGAGCAGAGCGCCGATAAATTCAATGGCAAAGCGGAAGCAACATCGGAAGATGTCACATCTGGCGATGAAAACTCCTCTGGTTTGCCAGAACAAGAGTCAATGAATAACGCAAAACAAGGCAGCGATTGTGATGATATTAATGTTACCGATGATTTGCCGTCGGAGCCTTCTGATAACTCCAAAGCGTCGGCGACTAAGAAAGAAGATGACGAAAGCATCGCTTCGTCAACAAGTGGCGACGATAAACGTGGCGAAGATGACgcgtcagcagcaacagcagccgctgccCAAGCTGATGATGTGGCAACAACATCGCAAAGTCCGAGTCCAAATGTTAAAGTTACCAGCGATGGGCAGaaacaaatcgaaatcgaGGATCCCGATGATTATTTACTGTATCTCGAAGTCATATTGCGCAACATTCACAAACGTTTCTATGCCATCTACGATGAGACCACAGAAATACCCGATCTGAAGATTATTGTGCCGAAGATACGCTGCGAAGTGCTGCGCGGACAGAATCTAGTCTTTTCCGGCTTAGTGCCCACACAAATGAAGCTCGAACAGTCGCGGGCCTACTTCATAGCCAAGAGTTTGGGTGCCGAGGTGCAGTCGAACATCAGCAAGGAAATCACACATCTGGTGGCTGTTAATGCTGGAACCTATAAGGTGAACGCCGCCAAGAAGGAGATCAACATCAAGGTAGTGAATGCGAATTGGTTGTGGGCATGCGCCGAGCGATGGGAGCATGTCGAGGAACGCCTGTTTCCGCTTGATCGCAAGTCACGGAATAAGGGCAGACAACCGCCAGCACATTGCCATAGTCCCGAGCACGTAGTCAACTATAATGAGAGATCAGAGATTTCGCCATCGAGCAGCATGCAACAAGAACAGGGCGGCAACTTTCGGGAAACACTTAATCCATTGCTGGTATTCACCAATGCGGACATTGAGTCTATGAACAAGGACTACGAAACATTCTTCGAGTCCGATTCATCCAGCGATGAAGGACCTGTTAATTTTG AAAATCCGCCAATGGACAAGAAGTTGCTGAAGCGAAAACGCGATGACGACAACTCGAATCGAGCTCATGATTTCTTTACTCGCGCCGAGGATGTAATGATGGGAGCGCCGACCGGAAGCGCTGCTGACTTTGACAAAAGCTCCAATGAAGGAGATGAAAATGAGGACGAGGAAAAtgaagaagacgacgacgaaatGCCAAGTGCCAAGTTTCGTCGAG GCGAAGAGTTGCCGTCGGATCTAGAAATGGGTTCGGACTCAAATAGCGAAAACAATCAGGACGATGAAGGCGACGATGGCGAATGGAATATGATGGGCGCTGCTTTGGAGCGTGAATTTCTCGGTTTAGAAGATTAG
- the LOC117566554 gene encoding neuropeptide SIFamide yields MAALRCTLTFLLVTIIVATILLRSSEAAYRKPPFNGSIFGKRNALDYDNAKAMNAACEVAVEACQSWFPQNDSK; encoded by the exons ATGGCCGCTCTAAGATGCACACTTACCTTCCTGCTGGTTACCATCATTGTAGCCACAATACTGTTGCGCAGCAGTGAAGCCGCCTATAGGAAGCCCCCATTCAACGGCAGCATCTTTGGCAAGCGCAATGCTTTAG ACTACGACAACGCCAAGGCTATGAATGCTGCCTGTGAGGTGGCCGTGGAGGCGTGTCAAAGCTGGTTTCCACAGAACGACAGCAAATAG